The following coding sequences lie in one Rutidosis leptorrhynchoides isolate AG116_Rl617_1_P2 chromosome 4, CSIRO_AGI_Rlap_v1, whole genome shotgun sequence genomic window:
- the LOC139841020 gene encoding uncharacterized protein, which translates to MKHKDNVWKISKWIEGHICYGSVQSNNNHCLTSSIIATDIISYISQDIARIAIERLCGTWQSNLAEFPTYVDELVHTNPDTIVRWVFGPQVEYGVLTFKYVLWAFGPAIMAYQQCIPILCIDETHLKGNYIGKMLTGVAKNANRQVLPVAFAVVDTESNESWAWFLEMVQTHVNVSNRDLCVISDRHVRILNEMANQQYGWHHRYCLCHIRSNLMTKFNRNTELKKLC; encoded by the exons ATGAAACATAAGGATAATGTGTGGAAAATTTCAAAATGGATTGAGGGACACATTTGTTATGGAAGCGTGCAAAGTAACAACAATCATTGCTTAACCTCCAGTATAATTGCTACtgatattatatcttatattagtcaAGATATTGC GCGTATTGCAATAGAACGTTTGTGTGGAACTTGGCAAAGCAACTTGGCAGAATTTCCCACATATGTCGATGAATTGGTTCACACCAATCCGGATACAATTGTTCGATGGGTGTTTGGCCCTCAAGTAGAATATGGTGTCCTcacattcaaatatgtattatGGGCATTTGGCCCTGCTATTATGGCGTACCAACAATGTATTCCTATACTTTGTATTGATGAGACTCATTTGAAGGGTAACTACATTGGCAAGATGCTTACAGGGGTAGCCAAAAATGCTAACAGGCAAGTTCTGCCCGTTGCATTTGCAGTAGTTGATACTGAATCGAACGAAAGTTGGGCTTGGTTTTTGGAAATGGTCCAAACACATGTTAATGTCAGTAACAGAGATTTGTGTGTTATATCTGATCGTCATGTACGTATACTTAATGAGATGGCTAACCAGCAATATGGCTGGCATCATCGTTATTGTTTGTGCCACATTCGTAGTAACTTGATGACAAAGTTTAACAGAAACACCGAGTTGAAGAAGTTGTGTTAG